Proteins from a single region of Crassaminicella profunda:
- the rplD gene encoding 50S ribosomal protein L4, which yields MPKVDLLNVSGQQVGEIELSENIFGAEINASVLHEAVKNYLANQRQGTQSAKTRAEVRGGGRKPWRQKGTGRARQGSTRSPQWVGGGVVFAPKPRSYRYTLPKKVKRLAMKSALSSKVKENGIVILDEFKMDAYKTKDMVNILNNLKVEKKALIVLDEKNDYVVKSASNIKGVTTTLVNTLNVYDILNHDQFIVTKDAVHKIEEVYA from the coding sequence ATGCCAAAGGTTGATTTATTAAATGTTTCAGGTCAACAAGTAGGTGAAATTGAATTAAGCGAAAATATCTTCGGAGCTGAAATAAATGCAAGTGTATTACATGAAGCTGTAAAGAATTATTTAGCAAATCAAAGACAAGGTACACAATCTGCTAAAACAAGAGCGGAAGTTAGAGGTGGCGGTAGAAAGCCATGGAGACAAAAAGGAACAGGTAGAGCACGTCAAGGAAGTACTAGATCACCACAATGGGTTGGTGGAGGAGTAGTATTTGCACCAAAACCAAGAAGCTATAGATATACATTACCAAAGAAAGTAAAGAGACTTGCAATGAAGTCAGCTTTAAGTTCTAAGGTGAAAGAAAATGGAATTGTTATTTTAGATGAATTCAAAATGGATGCATATAAAACAAAAGATATGGTAAATATTCTAAATAACTTAAAAGTAGAAAAGAAAGCATTGATTGTTCTTGATGAGAAAAATGATTATGTTGTTAAATCAGCTAGTAATATCAAAGGAGTAACAACTACTCTTGTAAACACATTAAATGTTTATGATATTTTAAACCATGATCAATTCATTGTAACAAAAGACGCTGTACACAAGATAGAGGAGGTGTACGCATAA
- the rplC gene encoding 50S ribosomal protein L3 has translation MKGILGRKIGMTQIFTEEGSVIPVTVVEAGPVYVTQVKTVESDGYNAIQLGYEDKKENKTNKPEKGHFEKAGVSTKKVVKEFRVESTVDYKIGQEIKVDIFADGSKVDVVGTSKGKGTQGPIKRHNQARGPMGHGSKYHRGPGSLGASSYPSRVFKGMKMAGRMGNETVTVQNLEVAKVDAEKNLLLIKGAIPGPKGGVVTIKESVKAK, from the coding sequence ATGAAAGGGATTTTAGGAAGAAAAATAGGAATGACACAGATCTTTACTGAAGAAGGAAGTGTAATTCCAGTAACAGTTGTTGAAGCTGGTCCAGTTTATGTAACACAAGTAAAAACTGTTGAATCAGATGGATACAATGCAATCCAATTAGGATATGAAGATAAAAAAGAAAACAAAACAAACAAACCAGAAAAAGGACATTTTGAAAAAGCTGGTGTAAGCACTAAAAAAGTTGTAAAAGAATTCCGCGTTGAAAGTACTGTTGACTACAAAATTGGTCAAGAAATTAAAGTGGACATCTTTGCTGATGGAAGCAAAGTAGATGTTGTAGGAACTTCAAAAGGTAAAGGTACGCAAGGTCCAATTAAGAGACATAATCAAGCAAGAGGACCTATGGGTCACGGTTCAAAGTATCATAGAGGACCAGGTTCTTTAGGCGCAAGTTCATATCCAAGTAGAGTATTTAAAGGAATGAAAATGGCTGGAAGAATGGGAAATGAAACAGTGACAGTTCAGAACCTTGAAGTAGCAAAAGTAGATGCAGAGAAAAATCTTCTATTAATAAAAGGCGCAATTCCAGGACCTAAAGGTGGAGTTGTTACAATAAAAGAAAGTGTTAAAGCTAAGTAA
- the rpsJ gene encoding 30S ribosomal protein S10, protein MANKQKIRIRLKAFDHKILDQSSEKIVETAKRTGAEVSGPVPLPTEKQIITILRAVHKYKDSREQFEQRTHKRLIDILNPTPKTVDALMRLDLPAGVDIEIKL, encoded by the coding sequence ATGGCAAACAAACAAAAAATTAGAATCAGATTAAAAGCCTTTGATCACAAAATTTTAGATCAATCATCAGAAAAAATCGTAGAGACTGCAAAAAGAACAGGTGCAGAAGTATCAGGACCTGTACCACTACCAACTGAAAAGCAAATCATTACGATTTTAAGAGCTGTTCACAAGTATAAAGATTCTAGAGAACAGTTTGAGCAAAGAACACATAAAAGATTAATTGACATTTTAAATCCAACACCTAAAACTGTTGATGCATTAATGAGATTAGACTTACCAGCAGGTGTTGACATCGAAATCAAATTATAA
- the tuf gene encoding elongation factor Tu: MAKAKFERNKPHVNIGTIGHVDHGKTTLTAAITMTLNKKFGTGEAVDFANIDKAPEERERGITISTAHVEYETPNRHYAHVDCPGHADYVKNMITGAAQMDGAILVCAATDGPMPQTREHILLSRQVGVPYIVVFLNKCDMVDDEELLDLVEMEVRELLDEYEFPGDDTPIIRGSALEALNNPDGPWGDKIVELFEEIDAYIPEPERDTDKPFIMPVEDVFSITGRGTVATGRVERGIVKVQDEVEIVGLSEEPRKVVVTGVEMFRKLLDQAQAGDNIGALLRGVQRDEIERGQVLAKPGTIHPHTKFKAEVYVLKKEEGGRHTPFFKGYRPQFYFRTTDITGSIELPEGVEMCMPGDNITMEIELINPIAVEEGLRFAIREGGRTVGAGVVAQIIE; encoded by the coding sequence ATGGCAAAAGCTAAATTTGAAAGAAATAAGCCACATGTTAACATTGGAACAATCGGTCACGTTGACCACGGTAAGACAACATTAACAGCAGCAATCACAATGACTCTAAACAAAAAGTTTGGAACTGGAGAAGCTGTAGACTTTGCAAACATCGATAAAGCTCCAGAAGAAAGAGAAAGAGGAATCACAATCTCAACAGCACACGTTGAGTATGAGACTCCAAACAGACACTACGCACACGTAGACTGTCCAGGACATGCTGACTACGTTAAGAACATGATCACAGGAGCAGCACAAATGGATGGAGCAATCCTAGTATGTGCAGCAACAGATGGTCCAATGCCTCAAACAAGAGAGCATATCCTACTTTCAAGACAAGTTGGTGTACCATACATCGTAGTATTCTTAAACAAATGCGATATGGTAGATGACGAAGAATTATTAGACTTAGTAGAAATGGAAGTAAGAGAATTATTAGACGAGTATGAATTCCCAGGAGATGACACTCCAATCATCAGAGGATCAGCTTTAGAAGCATTAAATAATCCAGATGGACCATGGGGAGATAAAATCGTAGAATTATTCGAGGAAATCGATGCATATATTCCAGAACCAGAAAGAGATACAGACAAGCCATTCATCATGCCAGTAGAGGACGTATTCTCAATCACAGGTAGAGGAACAGTAGCAACAGGAAGAGTAGAAAGAGGAATCGTAAAAGTACAAGACGAAGTAGAAATCGTAGGATTATCAGAAGAGCCAAGAAAAGTAGTAGTAACAGGAGTAGAAATGTTCAGAAAGCTTCTTGATCAAGCACAAGCTGGAGATAACATCGGAGCACTTTTAAGAGGTGTACAAAGAGATGAAATCGAAAGAGGACAAGTATTAGCTAAGCCTGGAACAATTCATCCACATACAAAATTCAAGGCAGAGGTTTATGTATTAAAGAAAGAAGAAGGTGGAAGACATACACCATTCTTTAAAGGATACAGACCACAATTCTATTTCAGAACAACAGATATTACTGGATCAATTGAATTACCAGAAGGTGTAGAAATGTGTATGCCTGGAGATAATATCACAATGGAAATTGAGTTAATTAACCCAATCGCTGTTGAAGAAGGATTAAGATTCGCTATCCGTGAGGGTGGAAGAACAGTTGGAGCAGGTGTTGTTGCTCAAATTATTGAATAA
- the fusA gene encoding elongation factor G: MPRQFPLKKTRNIGIMAHIDAGKTTTTERILFYTGRTHKIGEVHDGGATMDWMEQEQERGITITSAATTAQWKGHRINIIDTPGHVDFTVEVERSLRVLDGTVAVFCAKGGVEPQSETVWRQAEKYQVPRMAFVNKMDIMGADFYNVVGMMKDRLKANAVPIQLPIGKEDEFAGLVDLIEMNARIYKDDLGREIETTEIPADMMEQAEEYRMALVEAVAESDEELMMKYLEGEELTVEEIREGIRTQTLANNMVPVCCGSAYKNKGVQLMLNAVIDFMPSPLDIPAIKGVLPDSEEEQERPADDKGPFSALAFKIMADPYVGKLAFFRVYSGVLQAGSYVYNSTKGKKERIGRILQMHANSREEISEVYSGDIAAAVGLKDTTTGDTLCDQDHPIILESMEFPEPVIEIAIEPKTKAGQQKMGMSLAKLAEEDPTFRTWTNEETGQTIIAGMGELHLEIIVDRLLREFKVEANVGKPQVAYKETITMATEVDTKYSRQSGGRGQYGHVKLRVRPKESGTGYEFINKVVGGAIPKEYIQHVDAGIQGAMENGVVAGFQVVDVEVELYDGSYHEVDSSEMAFKIAGSMAFKEAMKKAKPVLLEPYFKIEVVVPEDYMGDVIGDINSRRGKIEGMEPRSGAQVIRGYVPLSEMFGYATDLRSKTQGRGTYVMQFDHFEQVPNSVAEKIVNGK; encoded by the coding sequence GTGCCTAGACAGTTTCCGTTAAAGAAAACTCGTAATATAGGAATTATGGCTCATATAGATGCGGGTAAAACAACAACAACTGAAAGAATATTATTCTATACAGGTAGAACACATAAAATTGGTGAAGTACATGATGGTGGAGCAACAATGGACTGGATGGAGCAGGAGCAAGAAAGAGGTATTACAATTACATCTGCTGCTACAACTGCTCAATGGAAAGGTCACAGAATCAACATTATTGACACACCGGGACACGTGGACTTTACTGTAGAAGTAGAAAGATCTCTTCGTGTACTTGATGGTACAGTAGCTGTATTCTGTGCAAAGGGCGGCGTTGAGCCACAATCAGAAACAGTATGGCGTCAAGCGGAAAAATATCAAGTTCCTAGAATGGCTTTTGTTAATAAAATGGACATTATGGGAGCGGATTTCTACAATGTTGTAGGAATGATGAAAGATCGTTTGAAAGCAAATGCAGTGCCTATTCAATTACCAATAGGGAAAGAAGATGAGTTTGCAGGGCTTGTAGATCTTATCGAAATGAATGCAAGAATTTATAAAGATGATTTAGGAAGAGAAATTGAGACTACTGAAATTCCAGCTGATATGATGGAACAAGCTGAAGAATATAGAATGGCATTAGTAGAAGCAGTAGCTGAATCAGATGAAGAATTAATGATGAAATATCTTGAAGGTGAAGAACTTACAGTAGAAGAAATTAGAGAAGGAATCAGAACGCAAACACTTGCTAATAATATGGTTCCAGTATGCTGTGGTTCTGCATATAAAAATAAAGGTGTTCAATTAATGCTAAATGCTGTAATTGATTTTATGCCATCTCCATTAGATATTCCAGCTATAAAAGGAGTACTTCCTGATAGTGAAGAAGAACAAGAAAGACCTGCAGATGATAAAGGACCATTCTCAGCGTTAGCATTTAAAATAATGGCAGACCCATATGTAGGAAAACTTGCTTTCTTTAGAGTATATTCAGGGGTATTACAAGCAGGATCATATGTTTATAACTCTACAAAAGGTAAAAAAGAAAGAATCGGACGTATTCTTCAAATGCATGCTAATAGTAGAGAAGAGATCAGCGAAGTATATTCTGGAGATATTGCAGCAGCAGTAGGTTTAAAAGATACAACAACTGGAGATACTCTATGTGATCAAGATCATCCAATTATCTTAGAATCTATGGAATTCCCAGAGCCTGTAATCGAAATTGCAATTGAACCAAAAACAAAAGCAGGACAACAGAAAATGGGTATGTCTTTAGCAAAACTTGCTGAAGAAGATCCAACTTTTAGAACTTGGACTAACGAAGAAACAGGTCAAACAATTATCGCTGGTATGGGTGAACTTCACCTTGAAATTATCGTAGATAGATTGTTAAGAGAATTCAAAGTAGAAGCAAATGTTGGTAAGCCACAGGTTGCTTATAAAGAGACAATTACCATGGCAACAGAAGTTGATACAAAATATTCTCGTCAATCTGGTGGACGTGGACAATATGGACACGTTAAGCTTAGAGTTAGACCAAAAGAGTCTGGTACTGGATATGAATTCATCAACAAAGTTGTTGGTGGAGCTATTCCAAAAGAATATATCCAACACGTTGATGCTGGTATTCAAGGAGCTATGGAAAATGGTGTTGTTGCAGGATTCCAAGTAGTTGACGTAGAGGTTGAATTATATGATGGTTCTTACCATGAGGTAGATTCATCTGAAATGGCATTTAAGATTGCTGGTTCTATGGCATTCAAAGAAGCTATGAAAAAAGCAAAACCAGTACTACTTGAGCCTTACTTCAAAATTGAGGTTGTTGTACCTGAGGATTACATGGGAGATGTTATCGGAGATATCAACTCTAGACGTGGAAAAATAGAAGGTATGGAGCCAAGATCAGGAGCACAAGTAATTAGAGGATATGTACCACTATCAGAAATGTTTGGATATGCAACAGATCTACGTTCAAAAACACAAGGTCGTGGAACATATGTAATGCAATTTGATCACTTTGAACAAGTGCCAAATAGCGTAGCTGAAAAAATTGTTAATGGTAAATAA
- the rpsG gene encoding 30S ribosomal protein S7, whose translation MPRKGHIPKREVLADPMYGSKVVTKLINNIMLDGKKGTAQRIVYNAFKIVQEQTGEEPVEVFENAMNNIMPVLEVKARRVGGANYQVPIEVRPERRQTLGLRWLTGYTRKRGERTMEERLAKEIMDAANNTGASVKKKEDTHKMAEANKAFAHYRW comes from the coding sequence GTGCCAAGAAAAGGACATATACCAAAAAGAGAAGTATTAGCAGATCCAATGTATGGAAGCAAGGTTGTTACAAAATTAATTAACAACATTATGCTAGATGGTAAAAAAGGAACTGCACAAAGAATTGTATATAATGCATTTAAGATTGTTCAAGAACAAACTGGTGAAGAACCAGTAGAGGTATTTGAAAATGCCATGAACAATATTATGCCAGTACTTGAAGTTAAAGCAAGACGTGTAGGTGGTGCTAACTACCAAGTACCGATAGAAGTAAGACCAGAAAGAAGACAAACGCTAGGACTTAGATGGTTAACAGGTTACACTCGTAAGAGAGGCGAAAGAACCATGGAAGAAAGATTAGCGAAAGAGATTATGGATGCTGCAAATAATACAGGAGCATCTGTTAAAAAGAAAGAAGATACACATAAAATGGCAGAAGCGAATAAAGCATTTGCACATTATAGATGGTAA
- the rpsL gene encoding 30S ribosomal protein S12 yields the protein MPTINQLVRKSRKKVEYKSTAPALQKGFNSLHRQATDISSPQKRGVCTSVKTVTPKKPNSALRKVARVRLTNGIEVTAYIPGIGHNLQEHSVVLIRGGRVKDLPGVRYHIVRGTLDTAGVQNRNQARSKYGAKKPKK from the coding sequence ATGCCTACAATTAACCAATTAGTGCGCAAATCAAGAAAGAAAGTTGAGTACAAATCAACTGCACCAGCACTACAAAAAGGATTTAACTCTTTACACAGACAAGCAACTGATATCAGTTCGCCTCAAAAAAGAGGGGTTTGTACATCTGTAAAGACTGTAACTCCTAAAAAACCTAACTCAGCCCTAAGAAAAGTTGCCAGAGTAAGATTGACAAATGGTATTGAGGTTACTGCTTATATACCAGGAATTGGACACAATCTTCAAGAGCACAGTGTTGTGTTAATCAGAGGAGGAAGGGTAAAAGACTTACCAGGGGTTAGATACCACATTGTAAGAGGTACCCTTGATACTGCAGGAGTTCAAAACAGAAATCAAGCAAGATCTAAGTACGGTGCAAAAAAACCTAAAAAATAA
- a CDS encoding ribosomal L7Ae/L30e/S12e/Gadd45 family protein: MLEELKNKKKLVVGTKQALKVVKENRAQTLFIAKDAEKHVTRTIEEQAKQRNIQIVYTESMKKLGKACGIGISAATAVILK; encoded by the coding sequence ATGCTTGAAGAATTAAAAAATAAAAAAAAGCTAGTAGTAGGAACAAAGCAAGCTTTAAAAGTAGTGAAAGAAAATAGAGCCCAAACACTTTTCATTGCAAAAGATGCAGAAAAACATGTAACAAGAACCATTGAAGAGCAAGCAAAACAAAGAAATATACAAATTGTTTATACAGAATCAATGAAGAAGCTTGGGAAAGCTTGTGGGATAGGTATAAGTGCTGCTACTGCGGTAATACTAAAGTAG
- the rpoC gene encoding DNA-directed RNA polymerase subunit beta', producing the protein MFELNNFESIKIGLASPEKIRSWSKGEVKKPETINYRTLKPEKEGLFCEKIFGPTKDWECHCGKYKRVRYKGVICDRCGVEVTKSKVRRERMGHIELAAPVSHIWYFKGIPSRMGLLLDMSPRSLEKVLYFASYIVTDTGETSLSYKQLLNENEYREYRDKYGNAFKASMGAEAVKEVLRKIDLEKLAKELRVKLRDSSGQKRIRAIRRLEVVEAFRKSGNEPEWMILDAVPVIPPDLRPMVQLDGGRFATSDLNDLYRRVINRNNRLKRLLDLGAPDIIVRNEKRMLQEAVDALIDNGRRGRPVTGPGNRPLKSLSDMLKGKQGRFRQNLLGKRVDYSGRSVIVVGPDLKFYQCGLPKKMALELFKPFIMKRLVNDGYAHNIKSAKRMVERVKPEVWDVLEEVIKEHPVLLNRAPTLHRLGIQAFEPILVEGKAIKLHPLVCTAYNADFDGDQMAVHVPLSVEAQAEARFLMLSVNNILAPKDGSPITTPTQDMILGSYYLTIEIDGEPGEGMVFKDFDEMLMAYQNKVVGLHARVKVRRKLNEEDTGKLVESTVGRFIFNERIPQNLGFVDREKDLYSLEIDFLCDKKKLGKIIDKCFRKHGNTVTAIMLDTIKQMGFHYSTVGAITISVSDMEIPKEKEILLSEADQIVDKYEKAYRRGLISDEERYEKVIRVWSETTEKVTDALMANLGRLNNVFIMAHSGARGSKNQIRQLGGMRGLMANASGHTVELPIKANFREGLSVLEYFISTHGARKGLADTALRTADSGYLTRRLVDVSQDVIIREDDCGATEGLWVEAFKDGNELIEPLYDRIVGRYTIEDVLHPKTGEVIVEAGREIQEEDADKIVEAGLERVKIRSVLNCKTRHGVCGHCYGRNLATGKSVNVGEAVGIIAAQSIGEPGTQLTMRTFHTGGVAGNDITQGLPRVEELFEARKPKGLAIITEIAGAVSINETKKNKEVIITGDDGEQKTYSIPYGSRIKVKEGQRIKAGDEITEGSVNPHDILKIKGVDGVQEYIVKEVQRVYRLQGVDISDKHIEVIVRQMVSKVKIEDAGDTHLLPGGLCNIHEFEAVNKNVEEEGLDSGTGKRVLLGITKASLATESFLSAASFQETTRVLTEAAIKGKEDHLIGLKENVIIGKLIPAGTGMKRYKNIAIAHNNAE; encoded by the coding sequence TTGTTTGAATTAAATAATTTCGAATCTATAAAAATTGGTCTTGCTTCACCAGAAAAAATTAGAAGCTGGTCAAAGGGAGAAGTTAAAAAGCCTGAAACAATTAACTATCGTACATTAAAGCCAGAAAAAGAAGGTCTTTTTTGTGAAAAAATATTTGGACCTACAAAGGACTGGGAATGTCATTGTGGGAAATATAAAAGAGTAAGATACAAAGGGGTTATTTGTGACAGATGTGGTGTTGAAGTTACAAAATCAAAGGTAAGACGTGAGAGAATGGGGCATATAGAACTTGCTGCTCCAGTATCTCATATCTGGTATTTCAAAGGAATACCAAGTAGAATGGGATTGTTATTAGATATGTCACCAAGATCCCTTGAAAAAGTATTATATTTTGCTTCTTATATTGTAACGGATACGGGAGAAACTTCACTAAGCTATAAACAATTATTAAATGAAAATGAGTACAGAGAATATAGAGATAAGTATGGAAATGCTTTTAAAGCTTCCATGGGTGCTGAAGCAGTTAAAGAAGTTCTTAGGAAGATTGATTTAGAAAAATTAGCTAAAGAATTAAGAGTAAAGCTTAGAGATAGTTCAGGACAAAAGAGAATAAGAGCTATTAGAAGGTTAGAAGTAGTAGAAGCATTTAGAAAATCAGGAAATGAACCAGAATGGATGATTCTAGATGCAGTACCAGTAATTCCTCCTGATTTAAGACCAATGGTTCAATTAGATGGAGGTCGATTTGCAACTTCTGATTTAAATGACTTATATAGAAGAGTGATTAACAGAAATAATCGTTTAAAGAGATTATTGGATTTAGGTGCACCAGATATTATTGTTAGAAATGAAAAAAGAATGCTTCAAGAAGCAGTAGATGCACTCATCGATAATGGAAGACGAGGAAGACCTGTAACAGGACCAGGAAATAGACCATTAAAATCATTATCGGATATGTTAAAAGGAAAACAAGGGCGTTTTAGACAAAACTTACTTGGAAAACGTGTTGATTACTCTGGACGTTCCGTTATCGTTGTAGGCCCTGATCTTAAGTTTTATCAATGTGGTTTGCCAAAGAAAATGGCCTTAGAATTATTTAAACCTTTTATCATGAAGCGTCTTGTAAATGATGGATATGCCCATAATATTAAAAGTGCTAAGAGAATGGTGGAAAGAGTAAAACCTGAAGTATGGGATGTATTAGAAGAAGTAATCAAAGAACACCCAGTACTTCTAAACCGTGCTCCGACTCTACATAGACTTGGAATTCAAGCCTTTGAACCAATTTTAGTTGAAGGGAAAGCCATAAAACTTCATCCTCTTGTTTGTACAGCTTATAATGCAGACTTTGATGGGGACCAAATGGCTGTTCACGTACCTCTTTCAGTAGAAGCACAAGCTGAAGCAAGATTCTTAATGCTTTCAGTAAACAATATCCTTGCACCAAAAGATGGTTCTCCTATTACAACACCAACTCAGGATATGATTCTTGGAAGTTATTATTTAACGATTGAAATAGATGGAGAACCAGGAGAAGGTATGGTTTTTAAAGATTTTGATGAGATGCTTATGGCATATCAAAATAAAGTAGTGGGTCTTCATGCAAGAGTTAAAGTTAGAAGAAAATTAAATGAAGAAGATACAGGTAAACTTGTGGAAAGTACAGTAGGTAGATTTATATTTAATGAGAGAATTCCACAGAACTTAGGATTTGTAGATAGAGAAAAGGATCTATATAGCTTAGAAATAGACTTCCTTTGCGACAAGAAAAAACTTGGTAAAATCATTGATAAATGTTTTAGAAAGCACGGAAATACAGTTACAGCAATTATGCTTGATACCATTAAGCAAATGGGATTTCATTATTCTACAGTAGGAGCTATTACCATTAGTGTATCTGATATGGAAATACCAAAAGAAAAAGAAATATTACTTTCAGAAGCAGATCAAATCGTAGACAAGTATGAAAAAGCTTATAGAAGAGGGCTTATTTCTGATGAAGAAAGATATGAAAAAGTAATCAGAGTATGGTCAGAAACTACTGAAAAGGTAACAGATGCCCTTATGGCAAACTTAGGAAGACTCAATAATGTATTTATCATGGCCCATTCAGGAGCGAGAGGTAGTAAAAACCAGATTCGTCAGCTTGGTGGTATGAGGGGTCTTATGGCTAATGCATCAGGACATACAGTAGAACTTCCAATCAAAGCCAATTTCCGTGAGGGACTTTCAGTACTTGAATATTTTATATCAACTCACGGTGCTAGAAAGGGTCTTGCAGATACAGCCCTTCGTACTGCTGACTCAGGATATTTGACAAGAAGACTTGTTGATGTCAGCCAAGATGTTATTATCAGAGAAGATGATTGTGGTGCAACTGAAGGCCTTTGGGTAGAAGCATTTAAAGATGGAAATGAGCTCATTGAGCCATTATATGATAGAATTGTCGGTAGATATACAATAGAGGATGTACTTCATCCTAAAACAGGAGAAGTAATCGTTGAAGCAGGTAGAGAAATTCAAGAAGAAGATGCAGATAAAATTGTTGAAGCAGGTCTAGAGAGAGTAAAGATAAGATCTGTACTTAATTGTAAAACAAGACATGGTGTATGTGGTCACTGTTATGGAAGAAACTTGGCAACAGGAAAATCTGTAAATGTTGGCGAAGCTGTTGGAATTATTGCAGCCCAGTCAATTGGTGAACCAGGAACACAGCTTACAATGCGTACATTCCATACAGGTGGAGTTGCAGGTAATGATATTACCCAAGGTCTTCCAAGGGTAGAGGAATTATTTGAGGCTAGAAAGCCAAAAGGACTTGCTATTATTACAGAGATTGCAGGTGCAGTATCCATCAATGAAACTAAAAAGAATAAAGAAGTAATCATAACAGGTGATGATGGAGAACAAAAAACCTACTCGATTCCTTATGGGTCTAGAATAAAAGTAAAAGAAGGACAACGAATAAAAGCTGGAGACGAAATTACAGAAGGTTCTGTAAACCCTCATGATATCTTAAAAATCAAAGGGGTAGATGGTGTTCAGGAATATATTGTAAAAGAAGTACAAAGAGTTTATAGACTTCAAGGTGTTGATATTAGTGATAAACATATTGAAGTAATTGTAAGACAAATGGTTTCAAAAGTAAAAATAGAAGATGCAGGAGATACACATTTACTTCCAGGAGGATTATGCAACATTCATGAATTTGAGGCAGTAAATAAAAATGTAGAAGAAGAAGGCTTAGATTCTGGAACAGGTAAGAGGGTTCTTTTAGGAATTACAAAAGCATCTTTAGCTACTGAATCCTTCTTATCAGCAGCGTCATTCCAGGAAACTACAAGGGTTCTTACGGAAGCTGCAATAAAAGGAAAAGAAGACCACTTGATTGGATTAAAAGAAAATGTAATCATTGGTAAATTGATTCCAGCTGGTACTGGAATGAAAAGATATAAAAATATTGCTATAGCACATAATAATGCCGAATAA